The DNA region CGGCTTGCTGCAAATGTTCTCCGATCTGTATCAGATGCTTTGCTTCTTCTTTGGTGAAAAGGCCGTATCCCAAAACAAGAACGCGGGGACGATCACCCTTGCGAATGGTACCGTGATTGAACTGCGATGCATGGCCGATGAACGGGCATATGTCCAAATTCAGGGCAAAAGCTATCAGTTCCTGCTTGCCGACGAGATGGGAAACTACAGCAAGGCCGGGTTCGACCTGACACACACGGTCCTGTCGAACATGCGCGGCCCGAAGGGCCTTCACTGTCCTGCGATTTTCTTGGGCAACCCGTATGGGAAATCCCATGCGGCAATGCACAAGCAATATCTGTCCAAGTCGCCGTTCTGGGAAAGCTATGTGAACAAGGCGGGCCTACGAATTATCCATTGCCACAGCACCCTGAGACAGAACCCACACATCGACCATGAAGCGTATGTTCGCCGGATCAAGGTTGCATGTAATGGTGACGAAGAACGCGAGAAGGCATGGATTGACGGCAGTTGGTCTCTGAACCTCACCAGCTTCTTTGGCCATTGCTGGGACCCCAAGCATCACCTGCTGCCATCTGGCCTGATTGCAGGCGATCTGTTGAGGCAACGACCCACGTTCCGCATTGGTGCAGACTGGGGAACCCGGTCGGCCTGTGCGGCACATCTTGGTGCCAAACTACGATCTGACCTTTATCTGCCCGATCAGGACCGCTGGTTGCGGTCGGGTTCTGTCCTGCTGTTGGGCGAGACCCACACGCTGGCCGATAGCACAATGCAGGACCTTGCCAGCGGCACTGGGATCGCCCCGGCTGGTTGGGCTGAAAAGATCAAGCACATGGCCATCACGGAACAAGGTCTTCGCGCCACACCCCCAGTCGCACAAGACGATGCGCGTGGGCTTCAGGGCGACACGGTATCCAGTCTGATGGCGCAGGCCGGTGTGCCATGCCACCGCCCACACAAGGACCGTCGCGGCGGGTGGGCGTTGATGACCCAATACCTATCGAATGCGATGACCGGCGATGGTCCGGGTCTCTATGTAAGCCCATCCTGTGAATACCTTCTGGAAACACTGCCGAACGCGCCAGCGAACAAACACGATCCGTCTGACACCGATCCCAAGTGGGACGCGGATCATAGTTTGGACGCCTGTCAATACACCCTCTCGTTCCTTGTCACCCGGCAAGGCCGCTATGGCCGCACACGCGGCGACTTCTAACCCTCTCGAAAGGAACTCACCATGACTACCAAAGCCCCAATCGACATGAACCCGCACAAGAACAAGCGCGTCTTCAAGCCGCCTATGCCTGAAAAATTTCCGGTCGCAGGTGAAGGCCGTCACATTGTCCCTCTTGTTGAGACGCTGGCATCTGCTGGATCATCTGGCCAAGCCATCGCGGACATCAGCATCCGGGCTTTGGAACGGGCTGAAGAAACGCACAGCCGCGTCTATGACGCAATGCATGCGGTCAACGTGGAACAGGCCCAGATGGAAAAAGCTGGTCACCCGGCGGCGCGCATTGTGCAGACACCTGAAGGCTTGCGCGCCGTTGGCACCAAGTTCGCTGAACTGGCCGATGCCGCTGACCCTTTGCTGGCGAAAGAACAGGAACGGATTGACGCCGCGATCCGCAGCGTCGCGTCCCATCAGGAAGCTATGCTGAAGAAGATGGATGAAAGTCTAATCTGCAGCCAGACAGGCGCTGACGCCCCGCTGCGCAGCGACATGCGCGCCCACCTTCGTGTATTGGGCCACCACAAGGCGTCCTACGAAGCAATCAAGGCAGCTACGAACAAGGACAAGACAATGGTCCATGTCGTACTGACCAGTCCGCCTGCGTTGATGGGATTGAAACCCGATGACATCGAAGCCGTGCGGAATGAGGCTCGGAAGTCAATGAACCCAGAACTGTTCAAGGCCCATGCCGAGGCCGGAAAGGTGATCGAACGGATGATCGTCGCCAGCAAGGCTATCAACAAGAAGCGGGAAAAGGTCGCGTCATACCGGATCGCTGATCAGCAGGCTGCGAACGACGCGTTGAAAGCGCTGCGCAGCACAGCCCGTGCTTAACAGCATCGCGATTGGGGGATTATGCGGATTTTCCCTCAAGCGCTGATCCGCCGGGGAAGCCCATGTCCCTCGGTGTGTTGGGCGTCGGTGATGGTCCCGTGTCCGCTGTGACCGACGCCCCTTTATCATGACTTACGCACCGTTTAACGCGAGACCTAGACGGCGCTTTATCTCTTCCTTCGCGACGGCGAGCACGATGTCTAGCGTCCATCCGCCGATTTCCCCAATGCGGTTTTTGGTGTGGTTCCAGACAGATTGATCTCGAATGGCGTCGAGAAAATCGTGACCCGTCATTGTCATCCCATGAACAGCATAGTCGCCAGCTAGCGTGGGCTTTCCAGCAAGTTTTATGAAACCCGCATCCACCAGCATATTGATGTGATAAAAGTTCTGAGCTTCGCTGCCTGAGAAGTCCCTTGGCGAGATGCTTTGAAGTGCGCTTATTCGTTCGGGTTCGTGATCTTCCACCGCGAGCAGTATTTCCCGCAATAGATCAAGATTGCGTTTCATGCTCTGGCACCTTTGGTGGTTCAAGTCTTGGGGGTTCAGGGTATGGGCTTTGACCGCCGGTAAAATGGGTAATGGGTATAGCTCTCTGGCCAGACAATAATTGGCCAAGCATCTCTGCGTTTCTGCGCTGCATGTTTTGATCGCTGTCCCAGCCTTTAGGCACATAACTCAGCCGTTCTAGGTCGCGCTTGTCAAAGTTGAACCCCACGGACGAACCTATCTCGGCAAGCAAGTCCATGAATAGGTCGGAACGTTGATCAAAGAACCTATCCTGTTCTGCGACAACAGGCATTGGCGCGCTGAGATGCTGAATATAGGATTGAAATGCGCTTCTCACATCTTTGTCTTTGTAGAACTCAATCTCGACTACGTTCAGTGCCGCTACGTGAACTGGATCAAGGCGGACGCCTCGCGTTTGCATTAGGTTTCGGAATACATCCAGCCTGCGACGACGCTTTTCCGCAGCGCGGTCAAGCATACGTGTTATAATCACCGCAATAATGGGGCCAAGAGCAATCGCCGCAAGAGTTGCTAGAGCGTACCAAGTTTCAGTCTGCATCACGGTCTCCAAATGAGACGTTTTTTACAAACTTCGCGTTTAAGGGACCGATTGGGGTATCAACTCGATAAGTTTCATTCGGGTCGATGGCTTCAGGCAGAGACAACGGGACAACAATGTTGTCGGAACCCTGTTCAAATGCAGCGCCTGTAATTGAGACCGACCCCGCTGGCATTTGGTATCGCACTTCACCAATTACCTGTGAATCTTGTACTTCGTAGTCTCCGGCAAAAGTCAGTCCCGCAATGTCTGCTCCAGCGATCTTGCCTTCTTTGAAAACAAACATCGCCATGCCCTGCCCAGCGGCCCCGGTGAGATACGCGGTGTAAATACCTTCGACAATGCTCATTCAAAAACCTTTCACTTGCTTATCTTGTGGTTTTACCTACTTGTAGTTCTATATATAGACGCCTCTGCATTTTTTAAGTGCTTTTCGCATATCAGCGAACGCGGGTGGTTAGGTTCTTTGGGCGAAGCGCCGGTAGCGGCATCGAGATTCCAGAAAACCTCAAGACCCATTGTTGCAAAAATGTCGCGAAAATTCCACCCCCGAGCGTACCCCCGGCACGTAATTTGGGCCTTTCTCGCATCAAGCTACCCGAAGAGGGGCGCGGGTTAGCGCATTGATTTTATTGAGTTTTAATGGCGGAGACGAAGGGATTCGAACCCTCGAGACGGTTTCCCGCCTACTCCCTTAGCAGGGGAGCGCCTTCGACCACTCGGCCACGTCTCCGTCGACTGTCCTATGGGTTTGACCTCGGCCCTGCAAGCGTTTTGCGGGCCGGCATCGGGAGCGAGATCACCGGGCAGTGGATGCGCCGAAGGGCCTGTCCAGCCGCCCGCAACTGTCCGCGGGCTCAGTCGAAATCAGCCGGGGAGTGTCGCTCTTTCATGTGCTTGAGATCCTCGCCGAAGACCCGGTTCACACGCCGCCCGCGCTGGACGGCCGGGCGTGCGTCGATGGCCTTGGCCCAGCGCAAGACGTGGCCGTAGCTTTCCACGTCGAGGAACTCCGCCGCCCCGTAGAGCCGCCCCAGCACGAGCTGCCCATACCAGGACCAGATCGCCATGTCGGCGATCGAATAGCTCCCCGCCATCCACTCGGTCTCGCCCAGATGCCTGTCGAGCACGTCGAGCTGGCGCTTCGTCTCCATCGCGTATCGGTTGATCGGGTATTCGAACTTCTCCGGCGCATAAGCGTAGAAATGGCCGAAACCACCGCCGAGGAAGGGCGCCGATCCCATCTGCCAAAAGAGCCAGCTCAGCATTTCCGTGCGCGGGCTTCCGAGGAAGGCGTCGAAGTGTTCGGCCAGGTGCAGCATGATCGCCGCGCTCTCGAAGACGCGGCCCTCGGGCCCGGTCATGGCGGGGATCTTCGAGTTCGGGTTCACCTCCACGAAGCCCGAGCCGAACTGGTCGCCCTCGCCGATATCGATGAGCCAAGCGTCGTATTCCGCGTCATGCCCCGCCTCGATCAGCTCCTCGAAGAGGACGGTCACCTTCACGCCGTTGGGCGTGGCCAGCGAGTAGAGCTGGTAGGGATGCTCGCCCACGGGCAGGTCCTTGTCATGGGTCTTGCCTGCGACAGGGCGGTTGATGCTGGCGAATTTTCCGCCGCTGGCGGTGTCCCAAGTCCAGACTTTGGGGGGCTCGTAGGTCATGGCGTCTTCCTTGTGGCGTGTGCCCACAAAGATGGGGCGGGCGCCGGGAAGACAAGGCGCGCGAGGGGCTTGTGCCCCCGCGCACGAATGGGACGCGCCCCGCGTCAGAAGAGCTCGAAATCCGTGTCGAAGGAGACCGAGACCCCGACGGAATAGTCATCCTGCGCCAAAAGCCCGCCGATGCCGCGCAGGCCCGCCGCGTTGGTGGCATAGACATCGATCGCCATCCCGTCTCCGGGCAGGGTATAGCGCGCGCCCGCGCTTATGACCTCGTCGGCCCCGTCCACGTAGGTGTATTCGAAGATGCCCTGCATGCGATCGGTCAGGTCGAGCGTGAGGCCGCTGCCAAGCCCGGTGATCTCGTCATCGCCGAAGAGCCCGGTGGCGAGGTTCACCCGGCCATAGAGCGCTGGCGCGATCTGGCGTCCGGCGAGGAGGCTCGCATAGGCCACGCCCACGGTGGGTTTGCCCGTGTCGCGCCCCACGAGCGTGTGAAGCCCGAGAGAGAGGGGGTCCCCGTCGGCCTCGCTCAGGGGCTGCCAGCGCCCGCCGATGAGGAAGCGGACACCCTCGTCGTCTCCGGCGCGGAAGGGATTTGCATCTTCAAGGTCATACTGCTCGAAATAGGTCTCGTACTGCCAATGCGGGTCCGCGGAGATGACGAAGCCCGCCAGGGCCTGCCCACCGCTATGGCCGCCTCCCACGAGGCGCAGGCGATCGGTGCCCACGGTCTCCGGGCTCAGGACGCTGAACCCGTCGCCGAAGGCCAGCGTCCGCGGCTGCGGCCCTGCCCCGTGGCGGAAGCGCGGCGCGCTCTGGCCCTGGCGGCTCGGGCGGTAGTCGAGGTTGACCCCGATGACGGCATCGCCGCCCTCGCCGGGAAAGACCATGTCGCTCAGGATGCGCGTGTTGGAGAAGGCGTTGGTGGCAAAGACATCGAGCGCGAGGTCGGCGGTGAGCGCATAGCGCCCGCCGAAGGTGTAGATTTCGTCGCCGCCGTCGTCATCGAACTGGTCGCCTTCGCGAAAGAGCGCCTTGGCCGCGCCGTAGAATTCCAGCCGATTTGTGGGCCGGAAGGTCGCCCCGAGGCCCACCGCGTAGCGCTGCCCGACACCCCTCACGGCCCCGAACTCTTCGGGCCCCAGAGTGGCCGAGACGGCGCCGGTGAGCGTGAGCTGGTCGCTCAGCGCGTAGGTCACCGGGAGCGCGGCCCGCGCGAGGACGAAATCCTCGTCCTCGTCAATGATCTCCTGGCTGTAGCGGAAGCCGCCGACGCTGCCGTGGAGTGCTGCGTCCCAGATGGGCCCCTCCCGCAGCGCAAAGGAGGAGTTGAAGGCGAGACCGGCGAAAGTGAGGTTCCCGGTGGTGCCGTTCACGGGCATCCGGGGCGGATCGTCAAAGGCCTGGATCTCGAAGCCGTAGGTCGCCTGCCAGCCGGCGGGACGCCATGTGAGGCCGCCGCTGTAGGATTGCGTGCCAGTGCCGTCGCCTTCGGTGCTGAAGGTGGAGCCCACCCGCATGGAGAAGGAGCCCTCGGGGATCACAGTGCCGAGCTGAAAGCCGGGAAATTTCAGGATGCCCGCCGGCGTGAGCTCCTCGGAGCCCTGCGCGGACACGAAGAGCGGCAACGCCACCCCACCGCAAAGAATACCAAGAACCGCCCGTCTCATTTCCTGCCTCGTTTTTTTTGTTGAAGGCAGGATACCGCAGCAGGGGCTCTGCCCCCACACCCGATTGCGACGGGCGGCCAAATGGTGCCGGTGTGGGGACGTCGCACCACACCCACCTGTGCTGGTCAGGGCGGGCTGAGCGGCCGCTCATGCCCCTCAATGGTCGAAACACAGCCGCCGGGGCTGATGGTTACTCTCGATGTGTGGAGTGTGAACGCCCAGTTCACTGGCCTTGCGCTGCGCGTCTACCGCGCCCGAGAAAGGGGAAACGCACCGACCACTGCAAGGGCAGCGGGGTGGTCGGCTCTGGTTCAGGTGTTGAAGAGGAAATGCAGGACGTCCCCGTCCTTCACCTCGTAGGCCTTGCCTTCGGCGCGCATCTTGCCCGCCTCCTTGGCCTTGTTCTCCCCGCCGAGCGAGACGTAGTCGTCGTAAGCGATGGTTTCGGCCCGGATAAACCCCTTCTCGAAGTCACCGTGGATGACCCCTGCAGCCTGCGGGGCCCGCGTGCCTTCCGGGATGGTCCAGGCGCGGCTCTCCTTGGGGCCCGCGGTGAAGTAGGTCTGGAGATTCAGAAGGTCGTAGCCTGCGCGGATCAGCCGGTCCAGACCGGCCTCCTCGAGCCCCATTTCCCCAAGGAATTCAGCGGCCTCCTCGGCATCGAGCTGGCTGATTTCTTCCTCGATCTGGGCCGAGATGATCACGTGCCCCGCGCCCTGCTCTGCGGCCATGGCGGCCACCTTGTCGGAGAACTCGTTGCCTTCGGCGGCAGATCCCTCGTCCACGTTGCACACGTAAAGGACGGGCTTCGTCGTCAGCAATTGCAGCATCCGCCACGCCTTGGCATCCTCGGGGTCGACCTCAACCGTCCGTGCCGGACGCCCGGCTTCGAGCGCCTCTTGCGCGGCGACGAGCAGCCGCTCCTGCTGTACGGCCTCCTTGTCGTTGCCCTTGAGCTTCCTCACCAAATTGGCGCGGCGTTTCTCGATCGACTCGAGATCGGCGAGCATCAGCTCGGTCTCGATGACGTCGGCATCCTCCACCGGGTCGACGCGCCCTTCCACATGGGTGACATCGCCGTCCTCAAAGCAGCGCAGCACATGCGCGATGGCGTCCACCTCCCGGATGTTGGCGAGGAACTGGTTCCCCAGCCCCTCCCCTTTGGAGGCCCCCTTCACGAGCCCCGCGATGTCCACGAAAGTCATCCGCGCCGGGATCACCTGCCGGGAGGCGTTGATCTCCGCGAGCCGGTCGAGCCGGGCATCCGGCACCGCCACTTCGCCCACATTGGGCTCGATCGTGCAGAACGGGAAGTTCGCGGCCTGCGCCGCGGCGGTCTTGGTCAAGGCGTTGAAAAGGGTGGATTTTCCCACGTTGGGAAGCCCGACGATACCCATCTTGAAACCCATGGCGCGCTCCCCCGTGTGTCCGCAGCTTGCCTGGCGCGCTCCCTACGGAGAAACTCGGCTAGAAACAAGGAGGGCCGCGCCATCAACCCCACACCCTATCTCAGCTTCCAAGGGACCTGCCGCGAGGCGATGACCTTCTATGCCGAGGTCTTCGGCGGCGAGATCGAGATGATGATGACAGCAGCCGAGATGCCGGACTTCCCGGTGCCTGACGACAAGAAGGACTGGATCGCCCATTGCGGCCTCAAACTCGGCAACGGGGAGCTCCTCGCCTCCGACGATCTCATGGGCGTGACCGGTCCCATGGACGGCTGCTCGGTCATGATGTCGTTCGGCGCAAGGCCCGAAGCCGTGGCCGCCTTCGACAAGCTCGCAGAGGGCGGCACGGTGCGGATGGCCTTCGCCGAGACCTTCTGGTCGGCGGGCTTCGGCACACTCACCGACCGCTTCGGCACGCACTGGATGATCGACACGGCCGACCCCGCTTGACCCGCCCCGCGCGCTCCCGCAAGAGAGCGCGACAGAGGCCCGCAGAGAAGGACGCCATGAGCCGCATCGACGCCAAGTTCGCAGAGCTGAAAGCCGCCGGGAAGAAGGCTTTCGTGGCTTATGTCATGGCCGGTGATCCGGATTACGAAACCGCGCTCGAGGTGGTCAAAGGCCTGCCCGCCGCGGGCGTGGACATCATCGAGCTGGGCCTGCCCTTCACCGATCCCATGGCCGACGGCCCCACGATCCAGCTCGCCGGGCAGCGCGCGCTCGAGGCCGGCATGACCCTCGAAAAGACGCTCGACACCGCCCGCGCGCTCCGCGCCGAGGATGACACCACGCCCATCGTCCTCATGGGCTACTACAACCCGATCTTCTCCCACGGCGTGGACCGCTTTCTTGCTGATGCGGAGGAGGCCGGGGTGGACGGTCTCATCGTGGTGGACCTGCCGCCCGAGGAGGATGAAGAGCTCTGCATCCCTGCCCAGAGGGCGGGCCTCAACTTCATCCGCCTGGCGACGCCCACAACCGATGACAGGCGCCTGCCCAAGGTCCTGCAGAACACATCCGGCTTCGTCTACTACGTCTCCATCACCGGCATCACCGGGGCCGCCGCCGCCGAAGCGGGTGACGTGGGTCCTGAGGTCTCTCGGATCAAGGCCGCCACGGACCTGCCCGTGATCGTGGGGTTTGGCATCAAGACGCCCGAGGCCAGCCAGCGCATCGCCTCCGTCGCCGACGGGGCCGTGGTGGGATCGGCCATCGTGGAGCGCATCGGCAAGGGCGAGAGCCCTGCAGACATCCTCGCCTTCGTGAAGTCCCTCGCCGACGGCGCCCACAGCGCCTGACGCGTCAGAGCGCGACGACCGTGCGACGCGTACGAATGTTGCCGCGCCCGTCGCTGCCGAGAATTTCGATCACGACGGTGCCGGGCCCCGCCCTTTCGATCTCGGCCACGCGCGCGCCATCGGCCACGCCGCCTGCGCAGGTCGCCGCGAAGGAGACAAGCTCTCCCCCCGCGCCCGTCCCGAAGCTTGCGAGCCTGCCGCCCGTGCAGATCTCGCCCACCAGCCGCGCGACCTCGCCCGGCGTGAAGCCGGCAGGGTTGAAACCGCCCGAGAGTTGACCGTTCTCCCGGTCCGCGCGCACGAGGAAGAAATCCGGGTTGTCGCGGGAGATATCTCCGGGCGCGGCACAGGCCGCCAGCCCCGCCACTATGCACAAGGCGCACATTCTCGGAAGGAAGCCGGTGTCTTTCACGCGCATATCTCCTAAAGCTATCAAGCAATGTCCCCGACGCTTAAAGGCGAGCGCGCCCCGCCTGTCACCAGAAAGAAGAGCTTGACCCCATGACCCCACACATTTCAGCCAAGCCCGGCGACATCGCCGAAACGGTGCTTCTCCCCGGCGACCCCCGGCGCGCGAAATGGGCTGCCGAGACATTCCTGGAAAATCCGGTCCTCGTGAACGAGGTCCGCGGGATGCTGGGCTTCACCGGTACGTGGAAAGGACACAAGGTCACCATCCATGGCTCCGGCATGGGGATGCCGTCGCTCTCGATCTACGCCAACGAACTCATCTCGACCTACGGGGCGAAGACGCTGATCCGGATCGGCTCCTGCGGCGCGATGCAGGATGCCGTCGGTATCCGCGACGTGATCCTCGCGATGACATCAACGACGCTTTCGACCCCCTCCCGGGGCATCATGCGGGAGCTGAACTATGCCCCCTGCGCGGACTGGTCCCTGCTCCACGCGGCCCATCAGGCGGCGCAATCGAAGGGCTCGAAGGTCCATGTGGGCGGCATCTACTCCTCGGATGTCTTCTACGACGAACGGCCCGACCTCACCGAACAGATGGAGCGGCACGGCGTCCTCGGCGTGGAGATGGAGGCCGCCGAGCTCTATACGCTGGCCGCGCGCCACGGCTGCCGGGCGCTCGCGGTGCTCACCGTCTCCGACCACCTGAAGACCCACGAGGCGCTTCCCCCGGAGGATCGCGAACGCTCCTTCGGCGACATGGTCGAGATCGCGCTGGAGGCGGCGTTTAGCTGACGCCGTCAGACCCGCCGCGCGGCGAGCGCCAGGAGGCTGCGCGAATAGAGCGCGTGGAAGGGCATGAGCGCGCGCGCCGCGATCGGGATCTGGCCATCGGTGGCCACGATCGCCGAACCGAACCAGAGCTCGCCCGGCGCGACGGCAAGCCATGTGCGAATGAGCGTATTGGGCACGGTGAGGAGAAGCTCGTGCGCGTTCCGCTCGACCACCTCCCACGCAGCCATGCGCGCGTCTTCTCCGGCCGCCAGCGCAGCGACTTGCGGGTCGCTCGACGCCGCACCGCCAAGCGCGAGTATGCGCCTTTCCAGCCGGAAGAGCGGCGATGAAAAGAAGGCGGAAATGAAATCGGCGAGCGATGCCTCGCCCGCCGTCACGTAAGCGTCCACATGGGAGGCCGGGTCTTCGAGATACCGCGCGAGCAGGCTCTCCCGCGGGACCTCGGCCCGCCGCACCATCAGACCTGGCGCTCGACCATCATCTGCTTGATCGCGCCGATGGCCTTCGCCGGGTTGAGCCCCTTCGGACAGGTCTTGGCGCAGTTCATGATGGTATTGCAGCGATAGAGCTTGAAGGGATCTTCGAGCTCGTCGAGCCGCTCCCCCGTGGCCTCGTCCCGGCTGTCGATGATCCAACGATAGGCATGCAGCAGCGCCGCCGGCCCGAGGTACTTGTCCCCGTTCCACCAATAGGACGGGCAGGACGTGGAGCAGGACGCGCACATCACGCACTCATACAGGCCGTCGAGCTTCTTGCGGTCCTCGATGGACTGCTTCCACTCCTTCGCCGGA from Pseudomonadota bacterium includes:
- a CDS encoding phage terminase large subunit, with the protein product MLDTTAVQTTALSYDLSDLGRLVAACLEHHDIVVHVGGRGSGKTINALIAMCHWLLRHPGINVLVLRESHSGLLQMFSDLYQMLCFFFGEKAVSQNKNAGTITLANGTVIELRCMADERAYVQIQGKSYQFLLADEMGNYSKAGFDLTHTVLSNMRGPKGLHCPAIFLGNPYGKSHAAMHKQYLSKSPFWESYVNKAGLRIIHCHSTLRQNPHIDHEAYVRRIKVACNGDEEREKAWIDGSWSLNLTSFFGHCWDPKHHLLPSGLIAGDLLRQRPTFRIGADWGTRSACAAHLGAKLRSDLYLPDQDRWLRSGSVLLLGETHTLADSTMQDLASGTGIAPAGWAEKIKHMAITEQGLRATPPVAQDDARGLQGDTVSSLMAQAGVPCHRPHKDRRGGWALMTQYLSNAMTGDGPGLYVSPSCEYLLETLPNAPANKHDPSDTDPKWDADHSLDACQYTLSFLVTRQGRYGRTRGDF
- a CDS encoding DUF2513 domain-containing protein; translation: MKRNLDLLREILLAVEDHEPERISALQSISPRDFSGSEAQNFYHINMLVDAGFIKLAGKPTLAGDYAVHGMTMTGHDFLDAIRDQSVWNHTKNRIGEIGGWTLDIVLAVAKEEIKRRLGLALNGA
- a CDS encoding DUF6680 family protein — translated: MQTETWYALATLAAIALGPIIAVIITRMLDRAAEKRRRRLDVFRNLMQTRGVRLDPVHVAALNVVEIEFYKDKDVRSAFQSYIQHLSAPMPVVAEQDRFFDQRSDLFMDLLAEIGSSVGFNFDKRDLERLSYVPKGWDSDQNMQRRNAEMLGQLLSGQRAIPITHFTGGQSPYPEPPRLEPPKVPEHETQS
- the yghU gene encoding glutathione-dependent disulfide-bond oxidoreductase, translated to MTYEPPKVWTWDTASGGKFASINRPVAGKTHDKDLPVGEHPYQLYSLATPNGVKVTVLFEELIEAGHDAEYDAWLIDIGEGDQFGSGFVEVNPNSKIPAMTGPEGRVFESAAIMLHLAEHFDAFLGSPRTEMLSWLFWQMGSAPFLGGGFGHFYAYAPEKFEYPINRYAMETKRQLDVLDRHLGETEWMAGSYSIADMAIWSWYGQLVLGRLYGAAEFLDVESYGHVLRWAKAIDARPAVQRGRRVNRVFGEDLKHMKERHSPADFD
- the ychF gene encoding redox-regulated ATPase YchF — translated: MGFKMGIVGLPNVGKSTLFNALTKTAAAQAANFPFCTIEPNVGEVAVPDARLDRLAEINASRQVIPARMTFVDIAGLVKGASKGEGLGNQFLANIREVDAIAHVLRCFEDGDVTHVEGRVDPVEDADVIETELMLADLESIEKRRANLVRKLKGNDKEAVQQERLLVAAQEALEAGRPARTVEVDPEDAKAWRMLQLLTTKPVLYVCNVDEGSAAEGNEFSDKVAAMAAEQGAGHVIISAQIEEEISQLDAEEAAEFLGEMGLEEAGLDRLIRAGYDLLNLQTYFTAGPKESRAWTIPEGTRAPQAAGVIHGDFEKGFIRAETIAYDDYVSLGGENKAKEAGKMRAEGKAYEVKDGDVLHFLFNT
- a CDS encoding VOC family protein; translation: MSAACLARSLRRNSARNKEGRAINPTPYLSFQGTCREAMTFYAEVFGGEIEMMMTAAEMPDFPVPDDKKDWIAHCGLKLGNGELLASDDLMGVTGPMDGCSVMMSFGARPEAVAAFDKLAEGGTVRMAFAETFWSAGFGTLTDRFGTHWMIDTADPA
- the trpA gene encoding tryptophan synthase subunit alpha; its protein translation is MSRIDAKFAELKAAGKKAFVAYVMAGDPDYETALEVVKGLPAAGVDIIELGLPFTDPMADGPTIQLAGQRALEAGMTLEKTLDTARALRAEDDTTPIVLMGYYNPIFSHGVDRFLADAEEAGVDGLIVVDLPPEEDEELCIPAQRAGLNFIRLATPTTDDRRLPKVLQNTSGFVYYVSITGITGAAAAEAGDVGPEVSRIKAATDLPVIVGFGIKTPEASQRIASVADGAVVGSAIVERIGKGESPADILAFVKSLADGAHSA
- the deoD gene encoding purine-nucleoside phosphorylase, which gives rise to MTPHISAKPGDIAETVLLPGDPRRAKWAAETFLENPVLVNEVRGMLGFTGTWKGHKVTIHGSGMGMPSLSIYANELISTYGAKTLIRIGSCGAMQDAVGIRDVILAMTSTTLSTPSRGIMRELNYAPCADWSLLHAAHQAAQSKGSKVHVGGIYSSDVFYDERPDLTEQMERHGVLGVEMEAAELYTLAARHGCRALAVLTVSDHLKTHEALPPEDRERSFGDMVEIALEAAFS